A window of the Lolium perenne isolate Kyuss_39 chromosome 7, Kyuss_2.0, whole genome shotgun sequence genome harbors these coding sequences:
- the LOC127311541 gene encoding formiminotransferase cyclodeaminase-like protein: protein MLRPMLACCKLYVSEGRSAAALRAVEQAARRHHPAVVLVNTFVDDAYNRVGYTLVSRLTQDAASPTPLRRAVFGVVGAALEAIDLGSHAGAHPRLGAVDHVCFHPLAGASLRDVAALAADVGADVGDKLQVPTFLYGAAHREGRTLAAIRRQLGYFTSPRDAQWRGPLLAGGTDTTPLPVAPDAGPDTPSAAKGVLVLGATAWVDNYNVPVRTADVDAVRRIARRVSERGGGLRSVQAMGLAHGDGGAEVACNLLDPRSVGAGQVQDMVERLAREQGLDAGEGYFTDFSEEKIVQMFLEKSAQAKVSSSYGFDTSHSTDIHR from the exons ATGCTGAGGCCGATGCTGGCGTGCTGCAAGCTCTACGTCTCGGAGGGCCGGAGCGCGGCGGCCCTGCGCGCCGTCGAGCAGGCGGCGCGGCGGCACCACCCGGCCGTCGTCCTCGTTAACACCTTCGTCGACGACGCCTACAATCGGGTCGGCTACACCCTCGTCTCTCGCCTCACCCAGGACGCCGCCTCGCCGACGCCGCTGCGCCGCGCCGTGTTCGGCGTGGTCGGGGCCGCGCTCGAGGCGATCGACCTCGGCTCCCACGCCGGGGCGCACCCGCGGCTCGGCGCCGTCGACCACGTCTGCTTCCACCCCCTCGCCGGCGCCTCCCTCCGCGACGTCGCCGCGCTCGCCGCGGACGTGGGCGCCGACGTCGGCGACAAGCTCCAAG TGCCGACGTTCTTGTACGGCGCGGCGCACCGGGAGGGCCGGACGCTGGCGGCCATCAGGCGGCAGCTGGGGTACTTCACCTCCCCGCGCGACGCCCAGTGGCGCGGCCCGCTCCTGGCCGGCGGCACGGACACGACGCCGCTCCCCGTCGCGCCCGACGCCGGGCCGGACACGCCGTCGGCGGCCAAAGGCGTGCTGGTGCTCGGCGCGACGGCGTGGGTGGACAACTACAACGTTCCGGTGCGCACCGCGGACGTGGACGCCGTCCGGCGGATCGCGCGCCGCGTCAGCGAGCGCGGCGGCGGGCTGCGGTCCGTGCAGGCCATGGGGCTCGCGCACGGCGACGGTGGCGCGGAGGTCGCGTGCAACCTGCTCGACCCGCGGAGTGTCGGCGCCGGGCAGGTGCAGGACATGGTCGAGCGGCTCGCGAGGGAGCAAGGCTTGGACGCTGGGGAGGGCTACTTCACCGATTTCTCCGAGGAGAAGATCGTCCAGATGTTTTTAGAGAAGTCGGCCCAAGCTAAGGTTTCTTCTTCATACGGTTTTGATACTTCTCACTCCACCGATATTCACCGATAA